In Prescottella soli, a genomic segment contains:
- a CDS encoding TetR/AcrR family transcriptional regulator, giving the protein MSRKRQAQHRLGPQRDPAIDEAVLRATRELLIENGYAGTTIDAISTRAGAGRPAIYRRWPSKAHIVHDAVYPVMESENVSDDLDIAEEIGRLTYGAVALFGDAAAREAVPGLMSEGRSDPELRKALVTDQLEVVREELGDRIARAVDAGELREGIDADTLLDAIAGAAIFAQSARDVQDQERLASTLVDIVLHGVMPAAGATTVSDRAPLRQV; this is encoded by the coding sequence ATGTCCAGGAAGCGGCAGGCGCAGCATCGGCTTGGGCCGCAACGAGATCCTGCGATCGACGAGGCCGTTCTGCGGGCGACGCGGGAGCTACTGATCGAGAACGGCTACGCCGGGACCACGATCGACGCGATCTCCACACGCGCCGGTGCCGGGCGGCCCGCCATCTACCGACGCTGGCCGTCGAAGGCGCACATCGTGCACGACGCGGTGTATCCCGTGATGGAGTCGGAGAACGTGTCCGACGACCTCGATATCGCCGAGGAGATCGGCCGACTGACGTACGGCGCGGTTGCGCTGTTCGGCGATGCGGCGGCGCGGGAGGCCGTGCCGGGGCTGATGAGCGAGGGCCGCAGCGACCCGGAACTGCGCAAGGCTCTGGTCACGGACCAACTCGAGGTGGTCCGCGAGGAACTCGGCGACCGGATCGCCCGGGCGGTCGACGCCGGCGAACTGCGTGAGGGCATCGACGCGGACACCCTCCTCGACGCGATCGCCGGCGCCGCGATCTTCGCGCAGTCGGCGCGCGACGTCCAGGACCAGGAGCGGCTGGCATCGACGCTCGTCGACATCGTGCTCCACGGTGTCATGCCCGCGGCCGGGGCGACGACCGTGAGCGATCGGGCACCGCTCCGGCAAGTGTGA
- a CDS encoding alpha/beta hydrolase — MRTRETTIIRHWKVSLRAWLVFWFARIFVKPLFAAWPMTDRGLAVLGRLEKVVDRLPRPNGVVVEPTTLGGVPSERITHPRKAADSLAGATILYFHGGAFVFCGLSSHRSLCAVLAARAGVPVVSVEYRQLPAGGIGTSIHDAMAAYTELLGRCDDPTKIILAGDSAGGYLAMKVAELAATRGMVTPAAVIGYSPLLNLALEKHDPDYMRRDAYLPMSQVENLKDLWAGGPEPIVGADSPIEADPHLYPPVFFSVAQYELMRPDVEAMTGLLEDAGQAVETHVWSGQIHAYPVFGTVLKEAAMTVTLSLDFVRRALGYRGRHSA, encoded by the coding sequence ATGCGAACGCGCGAGACGACGATCATCAGGCACTGGAAGGTGAGCCTGCGGGCCTGGCTGGTGTTCTGGTTCGCCCGCATCTTCGTCAAACCGTTGTTCGCGGCGTGGCCCATGACCGATCGCGGGCTGGCGGTGCTCGGACGGCTCGAGAAGGTCGTCGACCGGCTGCCGCGGCCGAACGGGGTCGTCGTCGAACCCACGACGCTGGGCGGGGTCCCGAGCGAGCGGATCACCCACCCCCGCAAGGCGGCGGACTCGCTGGCCGGTGCCACGATCCTCTACTTCCACGGCGGCGCCTTCGTGTTCTGCGGCCTGTCCTCGCACCGCAGCCTGTGCGCGGTGCTGGCCGCGCGGGCGGGGGTCCCGGTGGTCTCGGTCGAGTACCGGCAGCTCCCCGCCGGCGGCATCGGCACCTCGATCCACGATGCGATGGCCGCCTACACCGAACTGCTCGGCAGGTGCGACGACCCGACGAAGATCATCCTGGCCGGGGACTCGGCCGGCGGCTACCTCGCGATGAAGGTCGCCGAGCTGGCCGCGACGCGCGGCATGGTGACGCCCGCCGCGGTGATCGGCTACTCGCCGCTGCTCAACCTGGCCCTCGAGAAGCACGATCCGGACTACATGCGCCGCGACGCGTACCTGCCGATGAGTCAGGTGGAGAACCTGAAGGATCTGTGGGCGGGCGGTCCGGAGCCGATCGTCGGCGCCGACTCGCCCATCGAGGCCGACCCGCACCTGTACCCGCCGGTGTTCTTCAGCGTGGCGCAGTACGAGCTGATGCGCCCCGACGTCGAGGCGATGACCGGCCTGCTCGAGGACGCCGGGCAGGCCGTCGAGACCCACGTGTGGAGCGGGCAGATCCACGCGTACCCGGTGTTCGGCACGGTGCTGAAGGAGGCCGCGATGACGGTCACGCTCAGCCTCGACTTCGTCCGCCGCGCACTGGGATACCGCGGCCGGCACTCGGCGTGA
- a CDS encoding alkaline phosphatase family protein encodes MSDDLPLHDVYAEPTLADVLPSVLASSGVAGESNRLGLPETDRTVVLLIDGLGWNLLRRNLDAAPFLNGIEARPIRAGFPTTTATSLASFGTGLPPGRHGITGYVSDVAEAGGPFNWLRWQRVGDRRDASTRVVPERIQQSPTVFERATAAGVVASTVLPREFAGSGLTRATLRGARFVGTVAYGDLLHATVHAATAGERTLVYCYLSQMDTLGHVYGPGSEGWVAQLTIVDRFVEDLVARLGPDVHLLVTADHGMADVDPSDRIDFDITTDLSDGVAALTGEARCRYVHTEPGRTVAVLRRWREVLGERAWVGTRDDVVAAGLIGPDPTPAAVRRIGDVVAIARGGTAVVRTEVEPRMSMLSGQHGALTDDELLVPLLQV; translated from the coding sequence GTGTCGGACGACCTGCCGCTGCACGACGTGTACGCCGAGCCCACGCTCGCGGACGTGCTGCCGTCGGTGCTCGCCTCGTCGGGTGTCGCGGGCGAGTCGAACCGGCTCGGGCTGCCGGAGACCGATCGGACGGTGGTCTTGCTGATCGACGGCCTCGGATGGAACCTGCTGCGCCGCAACCTCGATGCCGCGCCGTTCCTCAACGGCATCGAGGCGCGTCCGATCCGGGCCGGATTCCCGACCACCACCGCGACGTCGCTGGCATCGTTCGGCACCGGGCTGCCGCCCGGCCGACACGGAATCACCGGGTACGTCTCCGATGTCGCCGAGGCGGGTGGGCCGTTCAACTGGCTGCGGTGGCAGCGGGTCGGGGATCGACGCGACGCGTCGACGCGGGTGGTGCCGGAGCGGATCCAACAGTCCCCCACCGTCTTCGAGCGGGCCACCGCCGCGGGGGTGGTGGCGTCGACGGTCCTGCCGCGCGAGTTCGCCGGCAGCGGTCTCACCCGCGCCACGCTGCGGGGTGCCCGATTCGTCGGCACCGTCGCGTACGGCGACCTGCTGCACGCGACCGTCCACGCCGCGACGGCCGGCGAACGGACGCTCGTCTACTGCTATCTGAGCCAGATGGACACCCTCGGGCACGTGTACGGGCCCGGATCCGAGGGCTGGGTGGCGCAGTTGACGATCGTCGACCGGTTCGTCGAGGACCTCGTCGCCCGACTCGGCCCCGACGTCCACCTGCTGGTGACCGCCGACCATGGCATGGCCGACGTCGACCCGTCGGACCGGATCGACTTCGACATCACCACCGACCTGTCGGACGGGGTTGCGGCGCTCACCGGCGAGGCCCGCTGTCGGTACGTCCACACCGAGCCCGGCCGCACCGTCGCGGTGCTGCGCCGCTGGCGCGAGGTGCTCGGAGAGCGGGCCTGGGTCGGGACCCGCGACGACGTCGTGGCGGCCGGGCTGATCGGGCCCGACCCGACGCCGGCCGCGGTGCGCCGCATCGGCGACGTGGTGGCCATCGCCCGCGGCGGCACCGCCGTGGTGCGCACCGAGGTGGAACCGCGGATGTCGATGCTCAGCGGCCAGCACGGTGCGCTCACCGACGACGAACTGCTGGTTCCGCTCCTGCAGGTGTGA
- a CDS encoding SRPBCC family protein, translated as MIHVRHRAVAVVPVDLAFAHIDDYRNVPDWMFGITRFDPIGDLDQGLGAQYDAAMQLGLKTMKSTVEITEWERDRVITLTSVAGFGNRSSWMFAPVGDDRTELSVDFGYELPGGLAGRALGKLIEPFVVTAIRQTEANLRKRIETLGP; from the coding sequence GTGATCCACGTACGACACAGGGCGGTCGCGGTCGTGCCGGTCGATCTGGCGTTCGCACACATCGACGACTACCGGAACGTGCCCGACTGGATGTTCGGCATCACCCGGTTCGACCCGATCGGCGACCTCGACCAGGGGCTGGGCGCGCAGTACGACGCGGCGATGCAGCTCGGCCTCAAGACGATGAAGTCGACGGTCGAGATCACCGAGTGGGAGCGGGACCGCGTCATCACGCTGACGTCGGTCGCCGGGTTCGGCAACCGGTCCAGCTGGATGTTCGCCCCGGTCGGCGACGACCGCACCGAGCTGTCGGTCGACTTCGGCTACGAACTGCCCGGCGGGCTGGCGGGCCGGGCGCTGGGCAAGCTGATCGAGCCGTTCGTCGTCACCGCGATCCGGCAGACCGAGGCCAATCTGCGCAAGCGGATCGAGACGCTCGGCCCGTAG
- a CDS encoding NAD(P)H-dependent glycerol-3-phosphate dehydrogenase yields MARPVRVVVLGSGSWGTTVAGLASRNTPTLLWARRPETADEINTVHRNSQYLGDHVLPDGLRATSDIVEAANEADVLVVGVPSHAIRSTLSLISNEVRAWVPVLSLAKGLEPGTRQRPTEVISECLPGHPVGLLAGPNIASEIADGLAAAAVVATQDEDVATALQPLFASKVFRVYRNTDVLGCELGGVLKNIVAIASGMADGLGVGDNTRAMVLARGLAEMTRLGEAMGANPRTFAGLTGVGDLIATCMSPASRNRRVGEAIARGLTVDEAVEELGQVAEGVKTAPTVMELSRDYRVPMPIAAEVEAVVAGRHTPAEAYRGLRKVQPGGEDEVA; encoded by the coding sequence ATGGCCCGACCAGTCCGCGTGGTGGTGCTCGGCTCCGGGTCGTGGGGCACCACGGTGGCGGGACTCGCGTCCCGGAACACGCCCACGCTGCTGTGGGCACGGCGCCCCGAGACGGCCGACGAGATCAACACCGTGCACCGCAACTCGCAGTACCTCGGCGACCACGTCCTGCCGGACGGCCTGCGCGCGACGTCCGACATCGTGGAGGCCGCGAACGAGGCCGACGTGCTGGTGGTGGGGGTGCCGTCGCACGCGATCCGCAGCACGCTCAGCCTCATCTCCAACGAGGTCCGCGCCTGGGTGCCCGTGCTCTCGCTCGCGAAGGGCCTCGAGCCCGGCACCCGGCAGCGACCCACCGAGGTGATCTCCGAATGCCTGCCGGGCCACCCCGTCGGACTGCTGGCGGGGCCCAACATCGCCAGCGAGATCGCCGACGGCCTGGCCGCCGCGGCGGTGGTCGCCACGCAGGACGAGGACGTCGCGACGGCGCTGCAACCGCTGTTCGCCTCCAAGGTCTTCCGCGTGTACCGCAACACCGACGTCCTGGGCTGCGAGCTCGGCGGGGTGCTCAAGAACATCGTCGCGATCGCGTCGGGCATGGCCGACGGCCTGGGCGTCGGCGACAACACCCGGGCGATGGTCCTCGCCCGCGGGCTCGCGGAGATGACCCGCCTGGGCGAGGCGATGGGCGCGAACCCGCGCACGTTCGCCGGGCTCACCGGCGTCGGCGACCTGATCGCCACCTGCATGAGCCCGGCGTCGCGCAACCGGCGCGTTGGTGAGGCCATCGCCCGCGGGCTCACCGTGGACGAGGCGGTGGAGGAGCTCGGGCAGGTCGCCGAGGGCGTCAAGACCGCACCGACCGTGATGGAACTGTCCCGCGACTACCGCGTCCCGATGCCGATCGCGGCCGAGGTGGAGGCTGTCGTGGCCGGCCGGCACACGCCCGCCGAGGCCTACCGCGGCCTGCGGAAAGTCCAGCCGGGCGGCGAGGACGAGGTGGCGTGA
- a CDS encoding flavin-containing monooxygenase produces MSQQVRHTRVLVVGAGFAGLGMALELTRRGERDFVILEKADAVGGTWRQNTYPGCECDIPSVLYSYSFAPKRDWSSSHAAQPEILDYLSELTERHDLGERIEFGTEVAGARWNETDCRWHVFDRTGREFVARYLVIASGALNIPRLPRIPGAETFTGQAVHSATWHDDVDLTGKRVAVIGTGASGVQVVPRIARDAASLRVFQRTPAWVLPRRRFRAAMAVSRRSTLARKAFRAATYWGAESLAIGLGRSPRLLGVTEARARRHLRRQVPDADLRAALTPDYRIGCKRILRSNDFYPALGRENTTLVTDAITEIRPDGIVTADGTHHEVDVIVHATGFRVAGALNRMQLVGRDGVSLLERWQRGGVRTHLGITVSGLPNAFFLSGPNTGLGHNSVIVMIEAQIAYALDAMRLADDSGADALDVRADAQDAFDSVLRERLTRGVWSTGGCTSWYLDKLGSNHALWPGSSWGYRRRTRQVDAGDFEMLHAA; encoded by the coding sequence GTGTCCCAGCAGGTACGTCACACCCGGGTACTCGTCGTGGGCGCCGGTTTCGCCGGACTCGGGATGGCACTGGAACTGACCCGCCGCGGCGAGCGCGACTTCGTGATCCTCGAGAAGGCCGACGCCGTGGGCGGCACGTGGCGGCAGAACACCTACCCGGGTTGCGAGTGCGACATCCCGTCGGTGCTGTACTCGTACTCCTTTGCCCCCAAACGGGATTGGTCGAGTTCGCACGCCGCGCAGCCGGAGATCCTGGACTACCTGTCCGAGCTCACGGAGCGTCACGATCTCGGGGAGCGCATCGAGTTCGGCACCGAGGTGGCGGGCGCGCGCTGGAACGAGACCGATTGCCGCTGGCATGTTTTCGACCGGACGGGACGCGAGTTCGTGGCGCGGTACCTCGTGATCGCGTCGGGCGCGCTCAACATTCCCCGGCTCCCCCGCATCCCGGGTGCGGAGACCTTCACCGGCCAGGCCGTGCACTCGGCGACGTGGCACGACGACGTCGACCTCACCGGCAAGCGCGTGGCAGTGATCGGCACCGGCGCCAGCGGGGTGCAGGTGGTGCCCCGGATCGCCCGGGACGCCGCGAGCCTGCGCGTGTTCCAGCGGACCCCGGCCTGGGTGCTGCCGCGCCGACGGTTCCGGGCGGCAATGGCCGTCAGCCGTCGGAGCACGCTGGCCCGCAAGGCATTCCGTGCGGCCACCTACTGGGGTGCGGAATCGCTGGCGATCGGACTCGGCCGCAGCCCCCGGCTGCTCGGGGTCACCGAGGCACGCGCCCGCCGGCACCTGCGCCGCCAGGTTCCGGACGCGGACCTGCGCGCGGCCCTGACCCCCGACTACCGGATCGGGTGCAAGCGCATCCTGCGGTCCAACGACTTCTACCCGGCACTCGGCCGCGAGAACACGACGCTCGTCACCGACGCGATCACCGAGATCCGCCCCGACGGCATCGTCACCGCCGACGGCACCCACCACGAGGTCGACGTCATCGTCCACGCGACGGGCTTCCGGGTCGCCGGCGCCCTGAACCGCATGCAGCTGGTCGGACGGGACGGGGTGAGCCTGCTCGAGCGCTGGCAGCGGGGCGGCGTCCGCACCCACCTGGGCATCACCGTCTCCGGGCTGCCCAACGCGTTCTTCCTCTCCGGCCCCAACACCGGACTGGGACACAACTCGGTGATCGTCATGATCGAGGCGCAGATCGCGTACGCGCTGGACGCGATGCGCCTGGCCGACGACAGCGGCGCGGACGCCCTCGACGTCCGCGCCGACGCCCAGGACGCGTTCGACTCGGTTCTGCGGGAGCGCCTCACGCGGGGCGTGTGGAGCACCGGCGGATGCACCAGCTGGTACCTGGACAAGCTCGGCTCGAACCACGCGCTCTGGCCCGGCTCGTCGTGGGGGTACCGGCGGCGCACCCGGCAGGTGGACGCGGGCGACTTCGAGATGCTGCATGCCGCGTGA
- the aztD gene encoding zinc metallochaperone AztD, with product MIRIDPTPRRLTLAASVATCAALLAGCSGTGDGTETATAGAQTTTSKPFQARAATPRLALTYDGGILVLDAETLSVVGESEIDGFNRLNPAGDERHVIVSTEGGFRVLDTGTWSEAHDDHAHHYTTAPALTDVTFDADKPGHVVRHAGRTVLFDDGTGRVESFDPAALEDGRPETSSFTTPHAHHGVAVELADGRLITTVGDEKTRTGIVVYDAARTEIARSEQCPGVHGEAVAADEAVVFGCQDGLLIYRDGAITKVTSPDPYGRIGNQAGSEDSAVVLGDYKSDPNAELERPQRVSLTDTATGELRLVDLGTSYTFRSLGRGPFGEALVLGTDGALHVIDPATGAVARRVPVIAPWTEPEKWQSPRPALFVQGFTAYVTDPATNRIHAVDVEKGEVTATAELPHTPDEITGVRG from the coding sequence ATGATCCGCATCGATCCCACTCCCCGACGACTCACCCTCGCCGCGTCCGTCGCGACGTGCGCGGCCCTGCTCGCCGGCTGCTCGGGCACCGGCGACGGCACCGAGACCGCGACGGCCGGCGCGCAGACCACCACGTCCAAGCCGTTCCAGGCCCGTGCCGCGACGCCCCGCCTGGCCCTCACCTACGACGGCGGCATCCTCGTGCTCGATGCCGAAACCCTGTCGGTGGTGGGCGAATCCGAGATCGACGGCTTCAACCGGCTGAACCCGGCCGGCGACGAGCGGCACGTGATCGTCTCCACCGAGGGCGGCTTCCGTGTGCTCGATACCGGCACGTGGTCGGAGGCACACGACGACCACGCCCACCACTACACCACCGCGCCCGCCCTCACCGACGTCACGTTCGACGCCGACAAGCCCGGCCACGTCGTCCGGCACGCCGGACGCACGGTGCTGTTCGACGACGGGACCGGACGCGTCGAGTCCTTCGACCCCGCCGCGCTGGAGGACGGCCGCCCCGAGACGTCGTCGTTCACCACCCCGCACGCGCACCACGGCGTCGCGGTGGAGCTGGCCGACGGCCGCCTGATCACCACGGTCGGCGACGAGAAGACCCGCACCGGCATCGTCGTCTACGACGCCGCGCGCACCGAGATCGCCCGCAGCGAGCAGTGCCCGGGCGTGCACGGCGAGGCGGTCGCCGCCGACGAGGCGGTCGTCTTCGGCTGCCAGGACGGCCTGCTGATCTACCGCGACGGCGCGATCACCAAGGTCACCAGCCCCGACCCGTACGGGCGGATCGGCAACCAGGCCGGCTCGGAGGACTCCGCCGTGGTCCTCGGCGACTACAAGAGCGACCCGAACGCCGAGCTGGAGCGTCCGCAGCGCGTGTCCCTCACCGACACCGCGACCGGCGAGCTGCGGCTGGTCGACCTGGGGACCAGCTACACGTTCCGGTCGCTCGGCCGCGGGCCGTTCGGCGAGGCCCTGGTCCTCGGGACCGACGGCGCGCTGCACGTGATCGACCCGGCGACCGGTGCCGTGGCGCGCCGGGTGCCCGTCATCGCCCCGTGGACCGAACCCGAGAAGTGGCAGTCGCCGCGGCCGGCGCTGTTCGTGCAGGGCTTCACCGCGTACGTCACCGATCCCGCCACCAATCGGATCCACGCCGTCGACGTCGAGAAGGGCGAGGTCACGGCCACTGCCGAGCTGCCGCACACCCCCGACGAGATCACCGGCGTCCGCGGTTGA
- a CDS encoding alpha-isopropylmalate synthase regulatory domain-containing protein gives MRTSQALATTTASFSDDPFSRRFGSQLPRDMRAQAQGLSWTEFTQRFSPTGGPVRLGSWEAAGRGAGCSTYTATLGLGDSITSASATATGPIAALTSMLYDAGFQIEILSFHQQRTSAGTATFVLCDHDGERRWAMAIGDDCISSSLDAIIAGANLLHR, from the coding sequence ATGCGCACCTCCCAGGCTCTCGCCACCACCACCGCTTCGTTCTCGGACGATCCGTTCTCCCGCCGTTTCGGCTCCCAGCTGCCGCGCGACATGCGCGCGCAGGCCCAGGGCCTGAGCTGGACGGAGTTCACCCAGCGCTTCAGCCCCACGGGTGGCCCCGTCCGCCTGGGCAGCTGGGAGGCCGCCGGCCGCGGCGCCGGTTGCAGCACCTACACCGCGACCCTCGGCCTCGGTGACAGCATCACCTCGGCGTCCGCCACCGCCACCGGCCCGATCGCCGCGCTCACCTCGATGTTGTACGACGCCGGATTCCAGATCGAGATCCTCTCGTTCCACCAGCAGCGCACGTCGGCCGGCACCGCCACGTTCGTCCTGTGCGACCACGACGGCGAGCGTCGCTGGGCCATGGCCATCGGCGACGACTGCATCTCGTCGTCGCTCGACGCGATCATCGCCGGGGCCAACCTGCTGCATCGCTGA
- a CDS encoding protein kinase domain-containing protein: MTGPGGHETQRDVATGAGAAAELRGAGFDDVQQIGSGGFGVVYRCAQPELDRTVAVKVLTADLDEESLTRFLREQRAMGRLTGHPNIVNVLHVGTTAGGHPYIVMPYHPQGSLEERIRRDGPLELDELVHLGVKMAGALETAHRLGVIHRDVKPGNILITEYAEPALTDFGIAHVSGGFETGSGAVTGSPAFMAPELIEGSPPSPASDIYGLGATLFCAATGHAAFERRSGERLVVQFVRITSQPVPDLRREGIPDEVSSVIERAMSAAPHERPTATEFGDALRQFQLHRGQPVDDMALPTGPGDTTPATPAATVPPVRHRDPTLPLELTSFVGRRRELTEIKNDLAASHLVTLTGIGGVGKTRLALRAAADVRRGFDDGVYLVELGEVGDASLVVDMVAAALRLQNRSPSSLEDVVMEFVASRHILLVLDNCEHVIEAAADIAQSMLRAGPRLRILATSREPLGIQGEAVMRVPPLAIPDHEGRRAAAKTPASEAMTLFTERAAAAEPGFELTDSNRTTVAEICRHLDGLPLPIELAAARMRAMSPQQILERLTDRYKLLAMGPRGVPTRLQTLRMSIDWSFELLQPQEQLLWARLAVFAGSFDIDAAEGICAADMPTEELLDLVTSLVDKSILIRVPGKSVARYRMLETVREFGREKSEQSGESPALRRRHRDWYQQLALDAEADWISPRQIEWMARLDRELPNLREAMTFSLTETSEPDDQTGLRIAAALFPFWLSRIGLFREGRHWLDLALAHSPRRPTAERLSALQAASMLAGLHGAFPAGTALIAEGQSLLEELDDPVSATRLALADGFLSLYGAEPDRAIERLHAAIETLGTHDIVPHVVVGIQVVLGWAYGVLGDIANSMECNDRVLATTEAHGESMFRSYALWGSAIARWMEGDLDQARRSAEEGLRLIRSVDDPAAGAIYLGVLGWIASSADQATRAAVLLGAADSLRRTMGLLMFPRITALDAECEQRVRRSLGERAFDAALRTGEALSFDEAVAYALHERPEPSMPQTGPGPDSALTKREQQIAELVAEGLTNKEIATRLVISPRTAEGHVEHIRTKLDFASRAQIAAWVVERKQAENS; encoded by the coding sequence ATGACCGGTCCCGGCGGACACGAGACCCAACGCGACGTCGCGACCGGGGCCGGGGCCGCCGCCGAGTTGCGCGGTGCCGGTTTCGACGACGTGCAGCAGATCGGGTCCGGCGGGTTCGGTGTCGTCTATCGCTGCGCGCAGCCGGAACTGGACCGCACCGTCGCCGTGAAGGTGCTCACCGCCGACCTCGACGAGGAGAGCCTGACGCGCTTCCTGCGCGAGCAGCGGGCGATGGGCCGGTTGACCGGGCACCCGAACATCGTCAACGTCCTGCACGTCGGAACCACGGCCGGCGGCCACCCGTACATCGTGATGCCGTATCACCCGCAGGGTTCCCTGGAGGAGCGGATCCGTCGGGACGGTCCACTCGAGCTGGACGAACTGGTCCACCTGGGCGTCAAGATGGCCGGGGCGTTGGAGACCGCGCACCGGCTCGGGGTGATCCATCGCGACGTGAAGCCCGGGAACATCCTGATCACCGAGTACGCCGAACCCGCGCTCACCGACTTCGGTATCGCCCATGTCTCCGGGGGTTTCGAGACCGGCTCCGGCGCCGTCACCGGATCACCGGCATTCATGGCTCCGGAGCTGATCGAGGGCAGCCCACCGAGCCCGGCCTCGGACATCTACGGACTCGGCGCCACCTTGTTCTGCGCCGCCACCGGCCACGCCGCATTCGAACGCCGCAGCGGCGAACGCCTCGTCGTGCAGTTCGTGCGGATCACCTCGCAGCCGGTTCCGGATCTACGACGAGAAGGCATCCCCGACGAGGTGAGCTCGGTCATCGAGCGGGCGATGTCCGCCGCCCCCCACGAGCGTCCCACCGCCACCGAATTCGGTGATGCGCTGAGACAATTCCAGCTCCACCGCGGTCAACCCGTCGACGACATGGCGCTGCCCACCGGACCCGGCGACACCACACCCGCGACGCCGGCGGCGACCGTGCCCCCCGTTCGGCACCGGGACCCGACGCTGCCTCTGGAGCTGACCAGCTTCGTCGGCCGCCGACGTGAACTGACCGAGATCAAGAACGACCTCGCGGCGTCACACCTGGTGACCCTGACCGGGATCGGTGGCGTCGGCAAGACCCGCCTCGCACTGCGGGCCGCCGCGGATGTGCGGCGCGGGTTCGACGACGGGGTGTACCTCGTCGAGCTGGGCGAGGTGGGCGACGCGTCTCTCGTGGTGGACATGGTCGCCGCCGCCCTGCGACTGCAGAATCGATCTCCGAGCTCACTCGAGGACGTGGTGATGGAATTCGTCGCGTCGCGACACATTCTGCTCGTACTGGACAACTGCGAGCACGTGATCGAGGCGGCCGCCGACATCGCGCAATCAATGCTCCGCGCCGGCCCGCGGCTACGGATCCTGGCCACCAGCCGTGAACCCCTCGGCATCCAAGGTGAAGCGGTGATGCGTGTGCCACCGCTGGCAATACCCGACCACGAAGGCCGACGGGCCGCTGCGAAGACGCCCGCGAGCGAGGCGATGACCCTGTTCACGGAACGGGCGGCGGCCGCGGAGCCCGGGTTCGAGTTGACCGACAGCAACAGGACCACGGTCGCCGAGATATGTCGCCATCTCGACGGCTTGCCGCTGCCGATCGAACTGGCGGCCGCGCGCATGAGGGCGATGTCGCCGCAACAGATCCTGGAGCGGCTGACCGATCGGTACAAGCTGCTGGCCATGGGACCGCGCGGCGTGCCTACCCGCCTGCAGACACTGCGGATGTCCATCGACTGGAGCTTCGAACTCCTACAGCCCCAGGAACAGCTGTTGTGGGCACGCCTGGCGGTGTTCGCGGGCAGCTTCGATATCGATGCTGCGGAGGGCATCTGTGCGGCAGACATGCCGACAGAGGAATTGCTCGACCTGGTGACGTCACTGGTCGACAAGTCGATCCTGATCCGGGTGCCGGGAAAGTCGGTCGCGCGCTACCGGATGCTCGAGACCGTGCGCGAATTCGGGCGGGAGAAATCGGAGCAGTCCGGCGAGTCCCCGGCATTGCGCCGGCGGCATCGCGATTGGTATCAGCAGCTGGCGCTGGACGCGGAGGCCGATTGGATCAGTCCCCGCCAGATCGAGTGGATGGCCCGCCTCGACCGCGAGCTGCCGAACCTGCGTGAGGCAATGACATTCAGCCTGACGGAAACCAGCGAGCCGGACGACCAAACGGGCCTACGGATCGCGGCGGCGCTGTTCCCCTTCTGGCTCTCGCGCATCGGATTGTTCCGCGAGGGGAGGCACTGGCTCGACCTCGCCCTGGCGCACTCCCCTCGCCGGCCGACCGCGGAGCGCCTCAGCGCGCTGCAGGCGGCCAGCATGCTCGCCGGACTTCACGGCGCCTTCCCTGCGGGAACCGCCCTGATCGCGGAGGGGCAGTCGCTGCTCGAGGAGCTCGACGACCCGGTGAGCGCCACCCGCCTCGCCCTGGCCGACGGGTTCCTCTCGCTCTACGGAGCCGAGCCGGACCGCGCAATCGAGCGCCTGCACGCAGCCATCGAAACCCTCGGCACACACGACATAGTCCCCCATGTGGTCGTCGGGATCCAGGTGGTCCTCGGATGGGCGTACGGAGTGCTCGGCGACATCGCGAACTCCATGGAATGCAATGACCGGGTACTCGCGACAACGGAGGCCCACGGTGAATCGATGTTCCGCTCCTACGCGCTCTGGGGCAGCGCCATCGCCCGATGGATGGAGGGCGACCTGGACCAGGCGCGTCGATCGGCGGAGGAGGGACTTCGACTGATCCGGTCGGTCGACGACCCCGCCGCCGGAGCCATATATCTCGGGGTACTCGGCTGGATCGCATCGAGTGCCGATCAGGCGACGCGCGCTGCCGTGCTGTTGGGCGCGGCCGATTCGTTGCGCCGCACGATGGGACTCCTCATGTTCCCGCGGATAACCGCCCTCGACGCCGAGTGCGAACAGCGCGTTCGTCGGTCACTCGGGGAGCGAGCGTTCGACGCTGCCCTCCGCACCGGCGAGGCGCTGAGCTTCGACGAGGCCGTGGCCTACGCCCTCCACGAACGGCCCGAGCCCTCGATGCCGCAGACGGGGCCGGGTCCGGACTCCGCGCTGACCAAACGCGAGCAGCAGATCGCGGAGCTCGTCGCAGAAGGCCTGACCAACAAGGAGATCGCCACTCGACTGGTGATCTCGCCGCGAACCGCCGAGGGCCACGTGGAGCACATCAGGACCAAACTCGACTTCGCATCACGTGCGCAGATCGCGGCCTGGGTCGTCGAGCGAAAGCAGGCGGAGAACTCGTAA